DNA sequence from the Paenibacillus azoreducens genome:
AACAGTTATTATGGCTTGATCATTCCGTTCCTGTTCCAAGGATTTCTCGTCTTTTTGATGCGCCAGTTCTTTTTGACGATTCCGAAAGAGCTGGAGGAGGCCGCGGAGGTCGACGGGTTAAACAAAATCAGCATTTTCTTCCGGATCATGCTGCCGTTATCCAAAGGCGCGCTCGGTACACAGATTATTTTCAGCTTTACCGGAACATGGAACTCCTTCGTATGGCCGGTTACGCTCGTGAACGACAGCCGCTGGTACGTGCTGACAGTCGGTCTGAACACGCTTAAAAACCGTTATTTTGAATGGCCGAACCTGACGATGACCGGCGTTGTGCTGCTGACCGTGCCGATCATCATCGTATTCCTGATTTTCCAGCGCCAGATGGAGCAAGGGATTGCCACCACGGGCCTGAAAGGATAAACCGATTCGAAGTAGAGGATAGATAGGGGGAAGAAACTTGATCGGATATAAAGCAAAAGACGCGCTTCAGAATGGATGGGTCATCTCGGAAACTGCTTTTGATGCCAGATATTTGGCTAAATTCGAAACGATTTTCAGCCAAGGCAACGGCTATATGGGACTTCGGGCGGCAACGGAAGAAAGTTATGCGGGAGAACGGCGCAATTTGTTTGTTGCCGGCACGTTTAACCGCTTTGCGAATCAGGAGGTGACCGAGCTGCCGAATGCCGCGGATATGCTTCAGCTTGACATTCGCTTGAACGGCATCCCTTTTCATTTGGAAAAGGGAATGATTCACAGCTACCGCCGGGAGCTTGATCTGCGGCAGGGCGAGCTTCGCCGCGACATCGTCTGGGAGGATGGGCAGGGAGCGCAGTTCAAGCTTTGTTTCAGGCGTTTTGTATCAATGAGCAACCTGCATCTGCTGGGGATGAGGGTGGAAATTACGCCGCTCACGCAACCTGCCGAGATTTCCATCGTTTCCGGGATTAACGGGCAAATGACGAACTCGGGCGCACAGCATTTTCTTGAAGGAGAGCGCCGGATATTCGAGAAAGAACTGCTGCAGCTGACTGCCGTAACCTCGCAATCGAACATGGAGTTCGTGCATACTTCCGCGCATCAGTTGTACCGGAGAGGGACACGCCTTCAGGCTTACCCATCGCCAAGCATGGAACGCCGCAAAGTGCGGCTGACATACCGGGTACAGGCCGACGCTGGCGAGACCATTTCGCTCGATAAAATCGCTTCGGTCCATACAAGCATCGATGCCGACTGGACAGGGGAGCAGAACGGCAGACCGCCGCTTGCTGAATTCGCCAGAGATAACCTGCTTGCAGCCGCATGCAAAGGTTACGATCAGCTGTTTGAAGATCATGCTCAGGCATGGCAGCGCCGCTGGGAGAGTACCGGCATCGAAATCGGCAGCAGCGATGACTTTGATCAGTTGTCCATCCGTTTTGCCCAGTACCATCTCGCGATCATGACGCCTGCCCATGACAGCCGCTTCTCGATCGGTGCCAAGGGACTGACGGGTGAAGGTTATAAAGGGCATGTGTTCTGGGATACGGAGATTTTCATTCTCCCTTACTTCCTGTACACCGAACCGGGGACGGCGCGCAAGCTTGCGGAATACCGGTATCATACCCTGAATGGCGCCAGAAAAAATGCGCTTGACCGCGGGTATCGCGGCGCAATGTATCCTTGGGAATCGGCTGTTACGGGAGAAGAGGAAACGCCGGAGTGGGGACCCGTCGATGTCGTGACTGGCACGCCGACGTATATTTGGACGGGAAAAATCGAGCAGCATATTACCGCAGACGTTGCTTATGGAGCATGGCATTATTATCAGGCAACGGGCGACCAGGAGTATATGGACCGCTATGGTTATGAAATCGTGATGGAAACCGCGACTTTCTGGGCCAGCCGGCTGGAGTGGAATGAAGAGAAGCAGCGGTACCACATCACGGATGTGATCGGTCCGGATGAATATAAGGAGCATGTAAGCAATAATGCGTACACCAACTACATGGCCTATTGGAATATCAAGAAGGCTATCGAATGTACCCGCCGGTTAATGCAGACTGGCAATGAGGTTTACACTCGTCTGGAACAAAAACTTTCGCTTAACGAACGTTTGAAGGAATGGGAGGAAAAAGCCCAGCGCATTTATTTGCCGCAGCCTGATGCAGAGTCGCTCCTTATCCCGCAGGATGATACTTATTTGGAGTTGCAGGTCATTGATTTGGAAAAGTACAGAAATCAGGAGCAGGTGGCTTCCATTCTCGCCGACTACAGCATGACGCAGCTCAGCGATATTCAGGTATCCAAGCAGGCGGACATTCTCGTCTTGTTTTACTTGCTGGAGGATTGGTTTTCCAAAGAGGTCAAAGCGGCCAACTGGCATTATTACGAACCCAAAACGCTGCATGACTCCTCGCTCAGCCTTTCGACTCACAGTTTGCTGGCCTGCGATGTTCATGATCTGGACCTTGCATATGAAATGTTTGCCAAGGCGGCGCGGATCGACCTCGGTACGAATATGCACAGCTGCGATGAAGGGATTCACGCTGCTTCGATCGGGGGCATTTGGAAGGCAGCCATCATGGGCTTTGGCGGCGTTCGTTCCTGGGAAGGAATGCTTCGGCTGAATCCGATGCTGCCCAATGCCTGGGAGCGGCTGTCCTTCCCGCTGTACTGGCAGGGCGTACGGCTGCAGGTGACGGTCACGCGCGATCAGCTGGTAGTAGAACGTATATCTTCCGAAGCAAACGCGGGAAGCGATCTGCGGGAAATGAACATTCTTATACACGGCCGTCCATACGCGCTGAAGGATCAGCTGATCATAAATTCATTCTAGATCATAGATTAGTGCATCTGTATGCAG
Encoded proteins:
- a CDS encoding carbohydrate ABC transporter permease — its product is MENRKHSFFRYLLLIVFSIFFIVPFGYAIYTSLLSKADIGHLVIPTKWTFENYKDVFVNSDLLIWYKNSIIVTLGILIGNLIVNTMAAYSLARLNYKGRGVVFFLIIGMMMVPYQVMIIPIFSMIVDLKWMNSYYGLIIPFLFQGFLVFLMRQFFLTIPKELEEAAEVDGLNKISIFFRIMLPLSKGALGTQIIFSFTGTWNSFVWPVTLVNDSRWYVLTVGLNTLKNRYFEWPNLTMTGVVLLTVPIIIVFLIFQRQMEQGIATTGLKG
- a CDS encoding glycoside hydrolase family 65 protein, which codes for MIGYKAKDALQNGWVISETAFDARYLAKFETIFSQGNGYMGLRAATEESYAGERRNLFVAGTFNRFANQEVTELPNAADMLQLDIRLNGIPFHLEKGMIHSYRRELDLRQGELRRDIVWEDGQGAQFKLCFRRFVSMSNLHLLGMRVEITPLTQPAEISIVSGINGQMTNSGAQHFLEGERRIFEKELLQLTAVTSQSNMEFVHTSAHQLYRRGTRLQAYPSPSMERRKVRLTYRVQADAGETISLDKIASVHTSIDADWTGEQNGRPPLAEFARDNLLAAACKGYDQLFEDHAQAWQRRWESTGIEIGSSDDFDQLSIRFAQYHLAIMTPAHDSRFSIGAKGLTGEGYKGHVFWDTEIFILPYFLYTEPGTARKLAEYRYHTLNGARKNALDRGYRGAMYPWESAVTGEEETPEWGPVDVVTGTPTYIWTGKIEQHITADVAYGAWHYYQATGDQEYMDRYGYEIVMETATFWASRLEWNEEKQRYHITDVIGPDEYKEHVSNNAYTNYMAYWNIKKAIECTRRLMQTGNEVYTRLEQKLSLNERLKEWEEKAQRIYLPQPDAESLLIPQDDTYLELQVIDLEKYRNQEQVASILADYSMTQLSDIQVSKQADILVLFYLLEDWFSKEVKAANWHYYEPKTLHDSSLSLSTHSLLACDVHDLDLAYEMFAKAARIDLGTNMHSCDEGIHAASIGGIWKAAIMGFGGVRSWEGMLRLNPMLPNAWERLSFPLYWQGVRLQVTVTRDQLVVERISSEANAGSDLREMNILIHGRPYALKDQLIINSF